The following are encoded in a window of Peromyscus maniculatus bairdii isolate BWxNUB_F1_BW_parent chromosome X, HU_Pman_BW_mat_3.1, whole genome shotgun sequence genomic DNA:
- the Ppp1r3f gene encoding protein phosphatase 1 regulatory subunit 3F isoform X2, with product MKKSYGRDRNWNRPLEEELRMKNMDDNTLVEHADVRDSLGPLVAPTPLRPWPQMTLQVSEVTVNNPHEEGDAPRSNPPVAFTEVLQIPAIRIPPSTYGLGGPPRDQASGPDASDRATGPFLEPSQQQVEAAWESGGGRKAPMVGAMADEPTRGLEIVSGLEELLGEDTIDQELEQLYLSHLSRLRAAVAAGGGGEGSTDGGTSPSHPLGMLTDRDLILKWPGPERALNSALAEEITLHYARLGCGVELIKDTEDPDDEGEGEEGLSITPSSPEGDSPKESPPEILSGARSVAAMGDVWLPWPEGSGCDSPVVLGTQGQVTENPEKEMGKDVNSWHMNRPIVGMTGSPGEAGTEAQTEIPTEWAGRLIPVSETEPEPAAPALPEQSPALLRPPGTEVCLSSVANSHGLPQDEEGGSPNLESPERSPTPAAPAQCRCGLAPQLRGPLTQTLGVLAGLVVVPVALNSGMSLLVLGLCLSLAWFS from the exons ATGAAGAAGAGTTATGGGAGAGATAGAAACTGGAACAG GCCTCTTGAGGAAGAGCTGAGGATGAAGAACATGGATGACAATACCCTTGTGG AACATGCTGATGTTCGAGACTCGCTGGGTCCCCTGGTTGCCCCCACCCCTCTCCGTCCCTGGCCCCAGATGACACTTCAG GTTTCTGAAGTTACAGTGAACAACCCTCACGAAGAAGGGGACGCCCCCAGAAGCAATCCACCTGTGGCTTTTACAGAGGTCCTCCAGATACCAGCCATCAGGATTCCTCCATCTACCTATGGCCTGGGTGGCCCCCCCAGGGACCAGGCCTCCGGGCCGGATGCAAGTGATAGAGCCACTGGGCCCTTCCTGGAACCCAGTCAGCAACAGGTGGAGGCCGCGTGGGAAAGTGGAGGGGGTCGAAAGGCCCCCATGGTGGGGGCTATGGCAGATGAGCCCACTCGGGGTCTGGAGATTGTGAGTGGGTTGGAGGAGTTGCTGGGTGAAGACACCATTGACCAGGAGTTGGAACAGCTCTACCTGTCTCACCTGAGCCGCTTGCGGGCTGCTGTGGCAGCAGGGGGTGGCGGGGAGGGCTCTACAGATGGGGGAACCTCCCCCAGCCATCCCCTGGGCATGCTCACGGACCGTGACCTGATCTTGAAGTGGCCTGGCCCTGAGAGAGCCCTGAACAGTGCCCTAGCCGAGGAGATCACGCTGCACTATGCGCGCCTGGGGTGTGGCGTGGAGCTCATCAAGGACACTGAAGACCCTGATGACGAGGGGGAGGGCGAAGAGGGACTCTCCATCACTCCTTCTAGCCCCGAAGGAGACAGTCCTAAGGAATCACCTCCAGAAATCCTCTCTGGGGCACGCTCTGTCGCAGCCATGGGAGATGTGTGGCTCCCATGGCCTGAGGGCTCTGGATGTGACAGCCCTGTGGTTCTGGGAACACAGGGACAGGTTACTGAGAATCCAGAGAAAGAGATGGGCAAGGACGTCAACTCTTGGCACATGAATAGGCCCATAGTTGGGATGACCGGGTCCCCGGGGGAGGCTGGGACAGAAGCCCAGACGGAGATTCCTACTGAGTGGGCAGGCCGCTTGATACCTGTTTCTGAAACGGAACCGGAGCCGGCTGCACCAGCTCTGCCCGAGCAGAGTCCCGCTCTCCTTCGTCCCCCGGGGACTGAAGTCTGTCTGTCTAGTGTAGCCAACTCTCATGGGCTCCCCCAGGATGAAGAGGGTGGAAGCCCAAACCTTGAGTCCCCAGAGAGGTCTCCCACGCCAGCAGCCCCTGCACAATGTAGGTGTGGATTGGCTCCTCAGCTTCGGGGGCCCCTGACCCAAACTCTGGGTGTCCTGGCCGGGCTAGTTGTGGTCCCTGTGGCTTTGAACAGTGGTATGTCCCTTCTGGTGCTTGGGCTGTGCCTCTCTCTGGCCTGGTTCTCGTAG
- the Ppp1r3f gene encoding protein phosphatase 1 regulatory subunit 3F isoform X1 has translation MARTAPVEPPLRHPAPPSPAAGEPRASVEAAVAPRRVLFADEALGLPLAQLRRYRPWGGPGAGKMAAATGQDGGSGGADEDDDGEDGDEGEEEEEEACPDPSPLCPVPAGGGFYLVPTFSLPPALGRLERLGRVMVELEALLPPPGAVPGGSGVWVPGGRPPVVRGLVRVLNRSFEKAVHVRASHDGWASFCDHPARYVPRSPPGAGVGGTGAGDPLLDPGLGLGPGQMSASSPDDGGRTDRFAFQLPFAEGAGDGARLDFVVRYETPEGTFWANNHGRNYTVLLRIAPAPTPTDAEGLPQQQQLQQLEPQPECQGPVEAEARQLKSCMKPVRRRPLEEELRMKNMDDNTLVEHADVRDSLGPLVAPTPLRPWPQMTLQVSEVTVNNPHEEGDAPRSNPPVAFTEVLQIPAIRIPPSTYGLGGPPRDQASGPDASDRATGPFLEPSQQQVEAAWESGGGRKAPMVGAMADEPTRGLEIVSGLEELLGEDTIDQELEQLYLSHLSRLRAAVAAGGGGEGSTDGGTSPSHPLGMLTDRDLILKWPGPERALNSALAEEITLHYARLGCGVELIKDTEDPDDEGEGEEGLSITPSSPEGDSPKESPPEILSGARSVAAMGDVWLPWPEGSGCDSPVVLGTQGQVTENPEKEMGKDVNSWHMNRPIVGMTGSPGEAGTEAQTEIPTEWAGRLIPVSETEPEPAAPALPEQSPALLRPPGTEVCLSSVANSHGLPQDEEGGSPNLESPERSPTPAAPAQCRCGLAPQLRGPLTQTLGVLAGLVVVPVALNSGMSLLVLGLCLSLAWFS, from the exons aTGGCGCGCACGGCCCCTGTGGAGCCACCGCTGCGGCATCCCGCGCCCCCGTCGCCGGCTGCGGGAGAGCCCCGCGCCTCGGTTGAGGCAGCGGTGGCCCCGCGGAGAGTGCTGTTCGCTGACGAGGCCCTGGGGCTGCCTCTGGCGCAGCTCCGCCGCTACCGGCCGTGGGGCGGGCCCGGGGCGGGCAAGATGGCGGCGGCGACCGGGCAAGATGGCGGCAGCGGCGGGGCTGATGAGGACGATGATGGCGAGGATGGggatgaaggggaggaggaggaagaggaggcttgCCCTGATCCCTCGCCGCTGTGTCCCGTTCCCGCTGGCGGGGGGTTTTACCTGGTGCCCACATTTTCGTTGCCGCCCGCGCTGGGCCGTCTGGAGCGGTTGGGGCGCGTGATGGTGGAGCTGGAGGCGCTGCTGCCGCCTCCTGGAGCGGTCCCCGGGGGTTCCGGGGTGTGGGTGCCTGGGGGGCGCCCGCCGGTGGTGCGCGGGTTGGTGCGCGTGCTGAACCGCTCCTTCGAGAAGGCGGTGCACGTGCGGGCCTCACACGACGGCTGGGCTTCCTTCTGCGACCACCCAGCGCGCTATGTCCCACGCAGCCCCCCGGGGGCAGGAGTGGGAGGAACAGGAGCAGGAGATCCCCTCCTGGATCCGGGTCTAGGCCTGGGCCCTGGCCAGATGTCTGCCTCCTCACCCGACGACGGTGGCCGCACTGACCGTTTTGCCTTCCAGCTGCCCTTTGCTGAGGGTGCGGGAGATGGGGCGCGCCTCGACTTCGTGGTGCGCTATGAGACCCCCGAGGGCACTTTCTGGGCCAACAACCATGGCCGCAACTACACTGTCCTGCTCCGGATCGCACCCGCTCCCACACCCACTGATGCCGAAGGgctgccccagcagcagcagctgcagcagctggagccacagcctgAGTGCCAGGGTCctgtggaggctgaggccaggCAGCTGAAGAGCTGCATGAAGCCGGTGAGGCGCAG GCCTCTTGAGGAAGAGCTGAGGATGAAGAACATGGATGACAATACCCTTGTGG AACATGCTGATGTTCGAGACTCGCTGGGTCCCCTGGTTGCCCCCACCCCTCTCCGTCCCTGGCCCCAGATGACACTTCAG GTTTCTGAAGTTACAGTGAACAACCCTCACGAAGAAGGGGACGCCCCCAGAAGCAATCCACCTGTGGCTTTTACAGAGGTCCTCCAGATACCAGCCATCAGGATTCCTCCATCTACCTATGGCCTGGGTGGCCCCCCCAGGGACCAGGCCTCCGGGCCGGATGCAAGTGATAGAGCCACTGGGCCCTTCCTGGAACCCAGTCAGCAACAGGTGGAGGCCGCGTGGGAAAGTGGAGGGGGTCGAAAGGCCCCCATGGTGGGGGCTATGGCAGATGAGCCCACTCGGGGTCTGGAGATTGTGAGTGGGTTGGAGGAGTTGCTGGGTGAAGACACCATTGACCAGGAGTTGGAACAGCTCTACCTGTCTCACCTGAGCCGCTTGCGGGCTGCTGTGGCAGCAGGGGGTGGCGGGGAGGGCTCTACAGATGGGGGAACCTCCCCCAGCCATCCCCTGGGCATGCTCACGGACCGTGACCTGATCTTGAAGTGGCCTGGCCCTGAGAGAGCCCTGAACAGTGCCCTAGCCGAGGAGATCACGCTGCACTATGCGCGCCTGGGGTGTGGCGTGGAGCTCATCAAGGACACTGAAGACCCTGATGACGAGGGGGAGGGCGAAGAGGGACTCTCCATCACTCCTTCTAGCCCCGAAGGAGACAGTCCTAAGGAATCACCTCCAGAAATCCTCTCTGGGGCACGCTCTGTCGCAGCCATGGGAGATGTGTGGCTCCCATGGCCTGAGGGCTCTGGATGTGACAGCCCTGTGGTTCTGGGAACACAGGGACAGGTTACTGAGAATCCAGAGAAAGAGATGGGCAAGGACGTCAACTCTTGGCACATGAATAGGCCCATAGTTGGGATGACCGGGTCCCCGGGGGAGGCTGGGACAGAAGCCCAGACGGAGATTCCTACTGAGTGGGCAGGCCGCTTGATACCTGTTTCTGAAACGGAACCGGAGCCGGCTGCACCAGCTCTGCCCGAGCAGAGTCCCGCTCTCCTTCGTCCCCCGGGGACTGAAGTCTGTCTGTCTAGTGTAGCCAACTCTCATGGGCTCCCCCAGGATGAAGAGGGTGGAAGCCCAAACCTTGAGTCCCCAGAGAGGTCTCCCACGCCAGCAGCCCCTGCACAATGTAGGTGTGGATTGGCTCCTCAGCTTCGGGGGCCCCTGACCCAAACTCTGGGTGTCCTGGCCGGGCTAGTTGTGGTCCCTGTGGCTTTGAACAGTGGTATGTCCCTTCTGGTGCTTGGGCTGTGCCTCTCTCTGGCCTGGTTCTCGTAG